In Acidimicrobiales bacterium, the genomic window CCGGCTCCGCCGGACCGCCGCAGCCCCATCAAAGCTCGCCGAGCAACCTCCGGTTGCGACGGCGAATCAGACCTGGCACTGCTCGCAGAGGAACGTCGACCGCCCCTGCGACTTGACCCGGACGATGGGGTTCCGGCAGCGCCGGCACGGCTGGCCCTCGCGGTCGTAGACCTTGTGCTGGCTCTGGAAGTCGCCCACCTCGCCGAACAGGTCGCGGTACTGCTCGTCGGCCAGCGACGACCCCCGGTGCTTGATGGCGTCCTGGAGGGTCTCCACCAGGCTGCGGTACAGCCGGCGCACCTCCTGCGACGACAGCGAGTCGGAGGGGCGGTCGTAGCGCAGGCCGGCGGCCCACAGGATCTCGTCGGCGTAGATGTTGCCGATGCCGGCCATGAACTGCTGGTCCATCAGGAGCGGCTTCAGCTTGGCGTGCCGCACCCGGAGCATCTCGCCGAAGCGGTTCCAGCTCATGACCTGCTCGAGCGGGTCGAAGCCCAGGTGGGCCAGCTCGGGCACCGCCTTCTCGACCTCGTCCTCGGCGGTGACGAACATCTCGCCGAACGTGCGGGGGTCCACGAAGCGAAGCTGGCCGCCCTGGCTGAACGTGATCACGACGTGGGTGTGCTTGGCCAGCGGCTCCTTGGCCGACCTGGCCCGCAGGAGCTGCCCGCTCATCCCGAGGTGCACGACCAGCACGTCGGTGTGCTTCTCGCCGGACGGCCCCGGGGCGGGGTCGAGGCTCACCAGCAGGTACTTGCCCTTGCGGGTGACCCCGGTGATCTTGCGGCCCTCGAGCCGTGCGCCCACCTCGCTGGGGTCCTTGTGACGGCGCACGGCGCGGGCGCCCGTCACCTCGACCGCCTTGATCTTCTTGCCGACGACCTCCTTCTCCAGGTCACGTCGGAGGGTCTCGACCTCGGGCATCTCAGGCATCGGCGTCCCCGTTCGAGGAGCTCGGGGCGGGCGGAGCGGGCGGCGCAGGTGCCGAGACGGCCAGGTCGGACCACGCCGCCCGGGCGGCCGCCTGCTCGGCCTGCTTCTTCGACCGGCCCTCGCCCCGCCCCCGCTCCTGTCCCGCCAGCAGGACGGTGGCGTAGAAGCGCTTGGCGTGGTCGGGCCCGTCGTCGGACACGACGTAGCGCGGCAGCTGGTCGAAGGTGCGGGCGGCCAGCTCCTGGAGACGGGTCTTGTAGTCGTGCCCGCCGGGGCCGGCGGCCGCGTCGGCGACCCGCTCGCCGAGCAGGGAGAGCACCAGGGCGGCCGCCGCGTCCCAGCCCCCGTCGAGGTAGACGGCGCCGATGACCGCCTCCATGGCGTCGGCCAGGATCGACGGCTTCTCCCGCCCGCCCGACGCGTCCTCGCCCTTGCCCAGCAACAGGAAGTCGCCGATGCCGAGCTCGGCCGCCACCTCGGCCAGGAGGGCGGAGTTCACGACCGAGGCCCGGACCTTGGCCAGCTCACCCTCCGGCAGGTCGGGATAGGTGCGGAAGATGTGGTCGGTGACCACGAGCCCGAGCACGGCGTCGCCCAGGAACTCCAGGCGCTCGTTGGACTCCTGGCCGGCCACCTCGGCGCACCACGAGCGGTGGGCCATGGCGCGCCCGAGCATGGCGAGGTCGGAGAACCCCCAGCCCAACCGGTCGCCCAGAGCCTCCACGGGAGAACTCGGCGCCAGGGTCAGGACGATTCCAGCTTGGCGACCACGTAGTCCACGGCGTCGCGCACCGTCCGCAGGTCCTCCAGGTCCTCGTCGTCGATCCGGAACCCCACCGTGCGCTCGCCCAGCTCCTCCTCGAGGGCCTCCACCAGCTCGATCAGGGCCAGGGAGTCGGCCGACAGGTCCTCGCTGAACGAGGCCCCCTCGGCGATGGCCGACGGCTCGATCTCGAGGATGTCGGCCAGGCGGTCCCGGATCAGCTCGAAGACCGCCTGGCGGTCCATGGGGCCTCGTTCGACGTGGGTCTCGGCGGGCATTGAGCGCTCCTGGAAAGGCGACGACGGCGGGATGGTACTTCGTGCGGCGCGGACCCCGCGGGAAGCCCGAGGGAGCCAGCGGAGGGGCGTCTAACCCTTGATCGCCTGGCGGAGGCGGTCGACGAGGCCGCCCTCGACCATGTCGCGCGCCACCCCGACGGCGTTGACCACGGCGTCGGCCGACGACGACCCGTGGCTGATGATGCACACCCCGTCCACGCCGAGGAGGAGGGCGCC contains:
- the rnc gene encoding ribonuclease III, with the protein product MEALGDRLGWGFSDLAMLGRAMAHRSWCAEVAGQESNERLEFLGDAVLGLVVTDHIFRTYPDLPEGELAKVRASVVNSALLAEVAAELGIGDFLLLGKGEDASGGREKPSILADAMEAVIGAVYLDGGWDAAAALVLSLLGERVADAAAGPGGHDYKTRLQELAARTFDQLPRYVVSDDGPDHAKRFYATVLLAGQERGRGEGRSKKQAEQAAARAAWSDLAVSAPAPPAPPAPSSSNGDADA
- the mutM gene encoding bifunctional DNA-formamidopyrimidine glycosylase/DNA-(apurinic or apyrimidinic site) lyase, which translates into the protein MPEMPEVETLRRDLEKEVVGKKIKAVEVTGARAVRRHKDPSEVGARLEGRKITGVTRKGKYLLVSLDPAPGPSGEKHTDVLVVHLGMSGQLLRARSAKEPLAKHTHVVITFSQGGQLRFVDPRTFGEMFVTAEDEVEKAVPELAHLGFDPLEQVMSWNRFGEMLRVRHAKLKPLLMDQQFMAGIGNIYADEILWAAGLRYDRPSDSLSSQEVRRLYRSLVETLQDAIKHRGSSLADEQYRDLFGEVGDFQSQHKVYDREGQPCRRCRNPIVRVKSQGRSTFLCEQCQV
- a CDS encoding phosphopantetheine-binding protein; translated protein: MPAETHVERGPMDRQAVFELIRDRLADILEIEPSAIAEGASFSEDLSADSLALIELVEALEEELGERTVGFRIDDEDLEDLRTVRDAVDYVVAKLESS